The region TTCGGACAGAAGGAACCGCTGGCACCTAATTCGGCCGTGAACCCGTGAACGGTGGACACAGGTTCGAGTCTACCATTTAAAGCTGATTCCTCGAAGCTGCCTAGAAGAGCATGACTCTGCGGTCTACTGCGAGAAGTCGTACGTCTTTTTGGTGTCTCATCTCCTTCCCCGAGATTCTCGGTCTCTCTGTCTGTTTCTTCCAAAGACACCGCACCTGGACTTGGTGGAGTGTTCAACTCGAACAGAGCACTGAAACAAAAAGCTCGTTTCAACTAGAGGAATCTTTTCACCGATATGTTTGTGGCgacactcgacaagccaaataccatcACTCGACACTGACTAGTGTCGGATGACGGCAGCACAGTGGTTAGCACATTACGTTACGAACGTTCGAAACTCGgattcgaatcccggcgaccggagtccgatttttcttctacgtGTCAACAATGGAAGGAAAACAACAGTACCCCAGCAGTGACATCTACAGACAGAGCTACAATTACTCCGAACAACAACAATCATCACGGACCGTTACACCTCATGTTCTTGTACCGTATATAAAATTGGCTGACGAGGAAAATATCGAATTTAAAATGTGATTTGTCGTATTTTTTACCTGCTTCTTCGATTCGTACCTTCTTTTTGAGGAGACGGTATTCAGACTACTATCGTAATCGAAACAACAGCTGCCTCTTCTCAATGGAGCTGGACTGGATGTCAATGGTAAACCGGTTCTACTATGGAATACCATCGAAGCTGCGTTTTCCAATGATCGTCGGAATCTTTCTTGTTCGATGGCTGTCGGAACCACCTTGTCCATTGTTTCGTCCTCCTCCGTGATAACGTTGTCTTTACCTAGACTATAATTTCGATTTTTCTTCCCGACACTCGGAACGGAATCTTTGCAAAGCTTCGATACAGTTTcatcttcttcctcctcctcgtGCTCGGTTATACTATCTTCGTCGTTTGTACTATGCAGTCTATTTTGCCATTTGGACGTCTCGACTTCGTCGTAGTCGCAGCTATCCTTCTTGTAATTTGTACTATAGATACGTGAGTTTTGATGTGCGCCATTTGTACTAAGCTCTGAAGGATCGGGGCTCGCGTCACGCTTCTCCATCTCTTCGGCAATGTTCGGGAAATTTATCCTTCTCTTCGCTTTGCTATCCCTGAAGTTCTTTGGATCGTGTAAGCTTGGTTGGACGTTGTTGTATATGAACGAACGTTGACCGATCTGTTGGATCGCATCCTGCGGATTATCCTCTATCGAAGTTAATTTCTTCTCGTGCTCCTTTTTGAAAAGCTGTCGGAACCGATTAAATCTCTTGTTGAACGCCATTGGCAGAGACTTCTCATCCTCCATTGGCAGTTTCTGTTCCTGATACTTCTCGTTGGCCACGTTATTTCGATTGCTTTCCATTTCGTCGATGACCATTGCCAACGCGGACCTCGATTTGGTCCCACAAGGAACCTGCGACTGGTTCCCTCGGTCTTTGCTGGTTCGCAAAATTGCTCCCAATAATATATCCGCCTTGTTCGACACGTTCTGCAGACAATCCATAGTGTCGTTCTTCCTCTTCTCGGAATTATTGCATTTGATCGCCTGTAGATTCTCGTCCGATTCATCGCTATCCAGCTTCTCGCGTTTCTGGGGATTGTAAATGTTCTTATTGCTATAGATTTCAGTGAAATTGGTTTTCTCTAAAGCTTGTTGGTCGTTTTTCCTACATAACTTGTGATTGCAACTTTCGCAGGACTTGGCACGGTTCACCAAATTATTTGTCGAGCATTCGTTACTCTCCACATTCCCGCACTTCGTTACCAGCTTGACCGATCCATCTTCCACTGCTTTCTCTGGCTTCTCTCGTCTCTTTACCGTCTTGACACTTGTCCTCTTACGTTCAGACGGTGTTCTAGCTCTCAAAACAGCCAGAACTTCGTCGAATTCCTGCTGGCTCAACTCCAAATTGCAATTTTTAAATCTCACTTCGTTTCCGTGTTGCTCCTGACTCTTCAAATTCGTAACTTTCACCTTATTCTCTATGTAGCTGATGTTTGGCGTGACTCCGAGAACTCGTCCAGGAACCTTGGTGAACCAATCCAAGAAACCTCCTTCCTCTTTTGTTCTCTCCTTATCGTCAGGAAACGACAGCTTGGATATTAATTGACTCAAATCCTTTCTGGATCTCCCTTTGTTATTGACGCCCCTGTCCGAATCCGTGTCCAAAGCTTCTTGTCCAGACGACATCGCTCCAGAATTCGACAACTTGACACAGCTTTGATGCACCATGCAAGTGGAGTTAACGGAATCCTGCTTTAAACGATTATTCGTCGATGGGCCTGGATTTGATTCGTGGAAAGGACTGGGTTGCCTAAAGGGATTGATCACGAGACTCGAATCCTTGCTGACTGGCGCTTTGTAGATTCTCTCAGAGTcgttgaaataagtttccttgTTTCCCTGCAAGCTCTGAGAAGCGCACTTGCCATTTGCGTTACTATTATTCCAAGACTCAACAAATGACCACGGCAGCGACGAATTGAACGGTATCAGATTCTCAAATATCCCATTCTTCTCCGACTTTAtttctcgttctttctgctTCTTCTCTAAATTGCACTGTTTATCTTTAGAATTCGACAACGATTTTACGTCAGGATCGTCGATCGTTCGTTTGTACCGTTTCTCGGTGTTCTCATCTCGCCCGTCGATGCTCAGCTGCGTCTTAAAACACCGCTCCAGATTATCTGAGTTTAGGTTCTTCCTATTCCTGATGCTGTTCTCCTCGAATTTGCAGTTTTGGCCTTGCACAAATTTAATACCGCGATTGATCGAGATCTCGGTGGAACATTTCGGATAGCTCGAGCTCTGACTGTCTTTCTTCGATTCTTGCGTTACAGCTTCCTGTACCGAGGGAAGAGGCATCGGTTGAACCGTAACGCAGGAATTTGCGTCTGTTGGACCACACGGAAGAGATCGACGACGCTTTCTCTCGCGGTTCTGTCGTGGAATCGCTGGTGATGGCGGTGGAACGTCCTCCTCGTCGCAGGGACAATGATGTTTGCCGGGCTTGTTGCAAGGCGTTTGCAATCTGTCGTCCACCAGAGCTGTTCCAATAAAACATACTTGTTTCACGACATATTCTAGCTTCAGTATCGTAATGGACGTATTTCGAGCATCATCTTCGCTGATTTATTAACAATTTGAAAAAGCATAAAGGAAGGAACACATTTTGCtaatttaataacaatttaaagaagcgaagaaagagaagaaacttaTGCTTTGTAATATAATTAACCCTTTCGCAACTAGGGACAAGATATCTCGGTAACACGATGTCGTCATTACGAAATATCTTAGGGTCGCAATGACGATATCGAGTCAGCGATATATGTACACATGTACGTATTTATGGTCGCGAAGGATTTAAGAAAACAGAACCGAGAAACGATATGAGGTTACCcacttatttaatataaaaatatgacaAGATGATAGTTCGGTATATGACCAAATGTACATAAACTGAGACACTCGGAAGGTGATACtcgaacgtcgaaatattacgcTGATCGATTCCAATTCCCCTCATTACCAGGCAAGACAAGGGCTTCGGGATTTTGCGCAGCGCTCGGAACCGGGATAGCCTTGGTAGGTGTCAAAGCCCTCGCTACACCCTCCTCGTCTTTCTCTTTGATCGGATGCAACGGACAGGTGAGAATCGGCACCTCTTCCATCCTCGGCAGTGCCCACACGGTGACCTAAAATTTACACGAGAAATCCTCTTCAGCTCCATTAAATGCAGTCGCGGTACTTGGAACGAGATTGGGTAGCCGGTGACTCATCTGCTGGTTAAAAGTAGGCATTCGTTAGTGTCCTCGAACCACCAGAATAGAACCGTGGAAGGTACTCTGAGTACGTGGACGAGAGAACCACCATGCGAATTACATGGACAGTTCGAGGAACATTGACCTCGCCTTTATCGTGAGTCAAACGCATCATTTCGAGCGTTCCCAGCGAGCTATTGCTTGCCAGGGAATCCTTGGATCGATTAAGCGCATCTATATCTTCATCCAACGAGCTTTCGCTCGTAATATGTTTCAACGCGAATATAAAAGAGACAATGATTTTCATGGAACGTGTAATGTGAGAATAAAGGAACATCGAACGTGAGAAGGATATGTTAATCGATATCACAGACAGTTCAACTTTTCGTTTCCCAATTGATGACAATGTTCCTGGATTAATGGTATAAGCGGACTATTTAAAACGACGCTGATAAATGATAAGAATCGATTCTTTTActtttatagaatttccatCTCCCTGGCCAGCTAAGGGGAACGTGTGCTCCACGGGAGATTCCCGGAACTTCCTCAGATTTTCTTCGTTATATGGCACCACTCTCGTCACGATGTAACTGGGATCGACACCGTTGCTCCTGGACCACCATGCAGCGACTTGGCTGAAGTGAAGTCGTGAACGGACTGCCTGATATAAACCGTAGAAGTTCATCGTCTCTGGGCTCCTGAACATTGTTATTCGTTCGATTTGTTagtggcaaaaaaaaaaaagatatttttataacacactagatataatttattttatagaaaattaatcAGCATGATCCACTTAACCACTCGCCGGGTCATACATCCACGTTCAAAAGTATCGGTAAAGAAAGTCTTTAATAAAATCGTTAATACGTCTATCGTATAAAGTACCAAGTTAAATGAATTACATTTAATTGCATTCAGTTGAGCCAATTATTTCAACCATTGAATGTTATTGATCTTCGTGGTACAATATCTCTTATACTAAGATAACTATACACTttgtagaaaatataattatacatagattataattttcatatataaacatattataTTTGCGTTGCAACGTGTTTTTCTCTTATAAAAGTACGATCAATTTCGCGAACGAATCGAGGGAAAATTTGTTTGTCAAGAGGGATTAGTTACGTATGCTATTATCGTTGAAATAAATAGTCTAGAGCAACTGATTGGCACACTTACTTGCTGGGAACGACGCAAACACACCAATACTCCAGCAGCATCTCCGACGCTTGTTGCCATGGTGAGATTGATAAGGACGGCACAGTGCAGATCGGGTTCTTGCACGTAGATTTGGCCAAACCGCACGGACAGTTGCTGCACAACACCACCTCGATGGACAGGAACGAACCAATTGCAATACGATCGGCGATCTCTCGAATCAGTACAAGATATCGATCGCACTGCACAGATTATATGAAAAAAGAAAGGCAAATGAGAAAACCATTGTCTgtagaaattttaattacttCGTTTTCAATAGAAGAGGAAACGATTTAACGACGTCATTCTGTTATCGAAACAAAGGGCACAGTGGCCAGCACATAAATAGGGAACACGTTTATTTTACAAAGCTGACTTAATTCGGTCTGTAATtattattcgaaataaaaatttgaaacaacGCTTCAGCCCATAGGAAATGTATTCTTAAATATTCTACTGTAAAACTAAGTAGAAATACAGCTGGTTTCTAATTATTACTGCAAGTAAACGTTCGACGATCATTCTGTATTTATACGTATTTTTAAATCCTGTGTTGTAATAAAGAATGAGAACAGAATGCCTCGTGATACAATTAAGATTACCAGTAGTTGTTGTTTCCTTATTTATACGCTCGCCACTGTATGTTCTTGGAGAAGCGGTTTAGATATCGTGGAAAAGATTACGAGAACAATTTTCTTACCAAGTAATTATCTTCTTCGCACACGTGGTCATTAGGCACCGACTGCATAGGCGCTGCACAATGTGGGCCCTCTTTGTAGCCACGTGGAGGGCCCTGAATCCTCCCTTCGCACACCAGGACTCCAAGGGCTCGGAACACGCTAAGAATGCCACCCCGACCGCCAACCCCATCTGGGCTGGGAATGCCTCCTGTCACCGCACCTAGGCAGTGCATACCTGCAACGAAAATGAACATTTATCATTAGCAACGAAATTTATTCGATATTATTTCCATGTATTACTCAATAGTTTTGTATCAGTaatcaaaaaaaaaataaaaattaaatttcttcatCGATCAAGTTTCTTTAATAAGAAATCGAGAGAAAAGATTTTTAAAAGGCgtttaaaaaatgtttgaagCAACAGGGATGCGCGATTGATAAATCGTAAAAGCGTTCGACCATTGGAATAATGGTTTTCCAGAGGAAACCAGCGCGAACACGAACCTGTGCGCATTCTCCTTCTCTGGAAACAATTTCCAACGCACTGCAATAAGATCGTGGACATTTTCGAGAGCAGCTCTCGAGGGAATGAAAACTGGAACGATTCGCGCACGAACTCCGCTATCGTTAATCTTAAGCGCGCTACCGCAACGGACCATCCTTCGAACTAGGCTCAGGTAGCTTTTGCGCGATCTTCTTATCGGAGACACGAACTTTGCTGTCCAAACTGGCCGCGTTTAGAGCGAGAACTGACGCCAGTCACCATTGTCTTTTCGTTTCTTTGTGAATCACCACGAATACAACAGTTTACGTTCATTCCGTTCTTCTGTACTCCATTGATCCATTAATTTAATCCCACTATGGTCTTTCAATTTTTCATGTCTCTAACTCATTTCTCATTTAATCGGGGCACTTTCAACGTTTCAATATCAACGACGCTTCCTTCTTATCTTCTTTAAACCTAAGGAATTCTCCAAAGATGCGATTCAGTCGGAGATTATCCAGAGAGAATGCAAAAGGTTTAACCTACCGAACAATTGTCTGACGAACGATGTCAGACATTGTGACCGTTTCTTATTGAATTCACTGTTCTGTTAAtcgtcatttttttttttttttttttttaatatttccacCTCGCAAACAACGACGTCCTAAAAGAGCCGTAGACTCGAGAAACTTTCACCAATTTCAAATAACCCGAATCAAAGTTTCATCGAACCTTACTATCCAAATATGTACACATAAAATCATTTAGCGCGCTTCAATTTACAAAACTAAAATGCTAATAGCCATCGAACTTTGTTGTACGGAGTTCTGCGATAATAAAATGTTCCCTTCGATCTGCTTCTCCTCCAGATCAACAAGTTTCCTATAGGAAAAACCACTAATCGCCGGAGCGTGTGAAAACAAGGCATGTAAACGCATAGAAGCATAGAAAATTGCGCTTGTAGGGCATCGAGATATCGGCTGCACAGATATGATGGTCAGGCTTTCGTACgatttttctcgtttctttttgcCCGACATCCGATCCGAGATTTCGTCGTCCGTCTTCTGCCGGTCATTATGTAAAGGTGAATACGCAGGAGGGCGATGGGCATTATTTATAACTTTGCCCGCCGCCATATGCGGCGAAAGCGACCAACCGGATTGGCTTCCTCGCCACTTTCCTCCGAGCGTTTCAGCATTCGAGCGAACGAACACAGAATACTTTACTGGTGTGCGCTATTCATCGATGGAAAAGACGAAAATTTCTCGGAAAATGTAACTCACTTTTCACTGAAATTCGATAAATCTCGTGGAAGATACTTGAGAACGAGCTTACGGTTTGACGAGAGAAATATCTCATCCAGAAACGTTCTACGCTTCGCACTATGAAACTATGTTTAGAGTAGTTGCTCCTTGCTGTTCGTCCAGCCAAAGTATTGCATATTTCGCCACTCTTCTTTAATTCCACGGGGCTTTGTACCATTCGAGTAATTAATTACGAGTGACATTCTTAATTGTAACTAATTACAAGTTGAACTTCTATTTCGAGGGCAGAGCGACAACGTTACAAGATTCCTGCTAATCCGCTGAATTCTACTTTTCAACGATCGTATCGCTATTTCTTTCGCTTGGTCTCTGCAATTGTACAAAATACGAAGGAACTGCAGTATTTTAAGATTAAACGTAGAACGTAGGAAAGGTAgaaaatattcttaaaatatagaaaatcttATCCATTCATCGAGAGAGAAACTCAACGACCGAGTGGAACAAAGGTCCGTTTCATTTTCTCAGAACGTAACGCGATTGGCAAGGAAAGCAAAGGAATCATTCGATCGATAAgatgatattatatatacatggaAAAATCAAAACGACGAAACCAAGGTAGAAAAATCAATAAGATCGCAAGAAAAACGTCGCTGTCGCTATGGAAATTTCACCGACGATAACTTCAACCCCCGCGATGATTTCGCCGCCGTAATCGCGCGAATCTGTCGCGGACATATGTTGTTCGAGTAGCAAATGAAACGATTACGTCCGTGCACTGAGACTAGACTCGCGATTAGGCGACGCGAAAAATTGCCGAGAGCCACAGAGCAGGAGCTGGCGCGACTCGCGCTCGCACTATGAAGAATTTGAATAAAGAACTGCGCGGCACTGCCTCTCACACTTGGCGTCTTTCACGTGTGTCGAGGGTCTGTGTACAAGGGAGAGCTTGTGGGGCTCCACGAGGGTGATCGTACTCGGGTGTCATGCGCAAAAAGTTCGTAACCCTTGGCGAAATCCTTCGAGAGACGCTATCCAGGATTAAGAGACAACCTGCGCTATCGAGACGCTCtttattttataaagaaaaaaCGATCAAAATGATTTGCGACCTAATCGATATCGATTGAACAACGTTCCCTTTACGAGTCAAGGATTAGTCCTTGATTACTGTATACTAATCGCTTGGAACGATCGAGTATTTTTAAGCTCGAGTCGCGTCAGAGTCTTGGAATAATCTAGTCGCTAGAAAAAGTTGCTTTATACCGCTTCTAATCGCATCGTCCGATAATACGTTGCTGGAATCTTGTTAGCACCCGGCACCGTACTCGTATAATTATTCGTTCTAAATCCTGGAAGGTAAGTTGACCAGAAGACGGCTGGCGAACGGTGTTTTTAATCGGCACTGCCAGACGCAGCTTCTTAAACGGCAGAACGATGGAACGAATATGAAGCTGAGCTAAAGCCGAGGATCGATCAGGGATGAAAAGTAGACGTCGAAAATCCGCTACCTTCCCGAGAGTAATACATCAAGTTACTTTGAAAAGAACAAGAGCAGATCTTCCATCGGTGATAAGTATCAAACAGTgaaaaaaaagtaataaaaaattgcCGTTATCCGACAAGAAAGTTCAGGATATTAGGTTACTGCTCTAAGCTCGCAGAGATACATTCACGAAAAACTTGCAATTTTGATTGGAAGCCCCCGCAGTGATCAAAGGACGAGAGAAAATCTTTCGCCGACGATAATcacaaaggaaataaaaaagataataaaagaGGTTTTATTACAGGATACAGAAGATCCAAGCGCTCGTTTCCTGTTCCAAGCTCGGACGCTTTACGATGTACACGTGAGGATTAGCCATTTCGATGAGAGATCCAAAGTAATGGAATCACAAAAGAAGATCTTTCATCTATGATACATATCGAATGctaaaaagtaataaaaaaatactgTTACCTAAAGTTCAGGGAATATTAGGTTCCTGTCCTACGTTCGGTTCTTTGAGATGCATTCTTACTTTTCCgttaaaattacaaatttgtAATCCCGATCAGACGTCCAGAACGATCAAGGAACGAAAGAGAATTTGTCATCGATGATACGCATCAACGAAAATGAAAAGGACGATAAAAAGGATCTTTGATAGGATACAAAGGATCAAAGTACTCGTTTCCTCTTCCAAGGTTCGATGCTTCACCATGCACGCGTGAAAGATTAGCAATTTCGATCGACGAGCCAAAGCGGTCAAAGAATGCAAGCAGATCTATCGTCGACGATGCACATGGCAAAATGAAAAATGTGGCAAAAGATTACTATTGCGGGATACCTAAAAGCGTGCAAAGTACTTGGCGCCTCTTGCAAGTTTACAGCTTCGAGAAGCACGCTTGAAAAACTTGCAATTTCGACTCGAGACCCAAAATGATCCTGAGCGAAACTTTGACCGCGCGATCAAAGCGGCGGAGGCCAAGGGTTTTGGCTTGGTCATTGGTCGAGGACAAGCCGTTCGAACGTCGAAGACCTTCGCCAAAGCAGCGAGGAAGGGATTGGCGTTACAGAATAAAAGGCTCAGGTCGTGCGAGCTACGAAGCATGTATTATAGTTAGCGACACGGGAGGCTGAGGGAAAGGGCGATGCGCTTCTGGTGCAGCACGGTGTGAATGCACTGGCTGGTCCAGCTGAGAAAACACCGGCTTGTTGGCGCCAGTATTATCCAGCGCGTAGTAAACAAGCTGCTCAGAATTATTCGGCCAAACTTATACTTTCGCGACTCGCTTCGTACTTTCTCGTCGTCGAATATAACCAACGCGATCCGCTCTTAATTACCTCGACCTTCGCGCGTTTCCAATAAACATCGTCCGATCCTGGGAATTCGCCGAAGAATAGGTCGTTTAGGAAACAATGgaaaaaaaagggagaaagTCGAGGAGGAAGCGCACAAGAGCGAACCTTTTGGAAACACAATAGCAAGCAAGTTGCAAAATCCTTACGTGGAATCTGAACTTCGAGAGTTGCGCGAGATTTGCAACTGTGTTGTGGAAGATTTTACGCTCTCTGAGCATCGAACTGGGACCAAAGTTTCCAATATTTTTCGCTCTTTCTAATAGGAATTCTAATAGGAAAATCTACCAACTCGACAACCGGGGACTGTGTGAGTACTAGCAAACAAGCAGCGATTATTAGTAACTAAACGACTATCAATTATCGCCATCCGTATGGCAGTTAACATAGACAGAACTCGAGAAGCTTAGAACGTAGCAAGGCACAGCTATCGCATTCTTGAACGCACAATGTACAAATACGAGCAACGAGCCATAGAATTTTTcgagaaaagaaattaaaatacaaaGATTGTACGGCCGGTGTTTTGGCGTAAAAGGTAAGAACGTAAAAATGTGCACGACTTGTACGTAAAATAAGCGGAAAGAACTGGCTTATTGCATGTATCGCATTTCGATATGCATTTTGTCGTCGATAAACTGTCATTCGTTTGTCGACGCTTTATGATCCGATAAAGACGCGTTCGTTCTTTTAGAAAGTCAAGTTTCGTTCAATGAACACTACAAAGCACATCGTGCTTTATGCTCGATCGAATTCGCTGGCAGAGACCAGGCGAAGTATATGCGAAATGCGTATTAACTTTTACACGTACCGGACAACGAACCGTGAAATTTATGGTTGAAACGCGTGCGTAAACGCATTAACAGAATTACACGGCACCCAGGCCTGCCTACTAATTATATTAACGAAGACGATTATCTTTTATATTAATTCGGCGGATATCAAATTTCCCCTTTGACGCGCAGATTCCCTTTTAATCGGAATAGAGACCAGCTCTTGCAATCGTTTCGATCACACCAACGCACACTCTGTATGGGttcaattttttattacttGGAGAAATAGGACGGTTGTGTCGATTGAAATTTTATaagtaaatttaacaaattatcgATCATCCGATTAATCGTTaatattatcaatcggtaaatTATTTCACGAGGAGATTTCGATTTTCTGATATTAAAAATTCAGCAAATCTCGGGGACAGAGAAACGATTGTTCTCGAAATCGCTCATTCGAAATTCTTCGTAATTCTACGATCATCAAGAGGTTAAACGTTGCAGAAATACTGTACAACTCCGACAAAGTAGAGAGCACATAGTGGAAAATAAATCGACTCTACGTTGTTGCCGAAATAATTGGTTACAATCAGCGACATCCGGCTAGCCAGGGAGCAAATAAAATGCGAAATTACAGGTTCCCGGCTATGATAATCCATCGTAATGCGTGACAGTAAAATTTGTTACGTCTGCGACGTCATTACGCCTTATTGCTGGTGAGCTGGAGCTCTCGTCAGCGGCGTCGAATTAGAAAGCGTGC is a window of Bombus affinis isolate iyBomAffi1 chromosome 12, iyBomAffi1.2, whole genome shotgun sequence DNA encoding:
- the LOC126922672 gene encoding protein FAM214A isoform X1, which translates into the protein MSTILLQCVGNCFQRRRMRTGMHCLGAVTGGIPSPDGVGGRGGILSVFRALGVLVCEGRIQGPPRGYKEGPHCAAPMQSVPNDHVCEEDNYLCDRYLVLIREIADRIAIGSFLSIEVVLCSNCPCGLAKSTCKNPICTVPSLSISPWQQASEMLLEYWCVCVVPSKSPETMNFYGLYQAVRSRLHFSQVAAWWSRSNGVDPSYIVTRVVPYNEENLRKFRESPVEHTFPLAGQGDGNSIKVTVWALPRMEEVPILTCPLHPIKEKDEEGVARALTPTKAIPVPSAAQNPEALVLPALVDDRLQTPCNKPGKHHCPCDEEDVPPPSPAIPRQNRERKRRRSLPCGPTDANSCVTVQPMPLPSVQEAVTQESKKDSQSSSYPKCSTEISINRGIKFVQGQNCKFEENSIRNRKNLNSDNLERCFKTQLSIDGRDENTEKRYKRTIDDPDVKSLSNSKDKQCNLEKKQKEREIKSEKNGIFENLIPFNSSLPWSFVESWNNSNANGKCASQSLQGNKETYFNDSERIYKAPVSKDSSLVINPFRQPSPFHESNPGPSTNNRLKQDSVNSTCMVHQSCVKLSNSGAMSSGQEALDTDSDRGVNNKGRSRKDLSQLISKLSFPDDKERTKEEGGFLDWFTKVPGRVLGVTPNISYIENKVKVTNLKSQEQHGNEVRFKNCNLELSQQEFDEVLAVLRARTPSERKRTSVKTVKRREKPEKAVEDGSVKLVTKCGNVESNECSTNNLVNRAKSCESCNHKLCRKNDQQALEKTNFTEIYSNKNIYNPQKREKLDSDESDENLQAIKCNNSEKRKNDTMDCLQNVSNKADILLGAILRTSKDRGNQSQVPCGTKSRSALAMVIDEMESNRNNVANEKYQEQKLPMEDEKSLPMAFNKRFNRFRQLFKKEHEKKLTSIEDNPQDAIQQIGQRSFIYNNVQPSLHDPKNFRDSKAKRRINFPNIAEEMEKRDASPDPSELSTNGAHQNSRIYSTNYKKDSCDYDEVETSKWQNRLHSTNDEDSITEHEEEEEDETVSKLCKDSVPSVGKKNRNYSLGKDNVITEEDETMDKVVPTAIEQERFRRSLENAASMVFHSRTGLPLTSSPAPLRRGSCCFDYDSSLNTVSSKRSALFELNTPPSPGAVSLEETDRETENLGEGDETPKRRTTSRSRPQSHALLGSFEESALNGRLEPVSTVHGFTAELGASGSFCPKHRKLPVTVFFYTLGDNDKVSTPYLAHINLGKKGYQVPRSGTIQVTLLNPLGTVVKMFVVLYDLSDMPPRSHTFLRQRTLRDKTLRYLVHLRFMSGKSGRIYLHTDIRMIICRKSDVDTASDFGSEPPKELRSYIHGPTNPKFSPRC
- the LOC126922672 gene encoding protein FAM214A isoform X2, producing the protein MHCLGAVTGGIPSPDGVGGRGGILSVFRALGVLVCEGRIQGPPRGYKEGPHCAAPMQSVPNDHVCEEDNYLCDRYLVLIREIADRIAIGSFLSIEVVLCSNCPCGLAKSTCKNPICTVPSLSISPWQQASEMLLEYWCVCVVPSKSPETMNFYGLYQAVRSRLHFSQVAAWWSRSNGVDPSYIVTRVVPYNEENLRKFRESPVEHTFPLAGQGDGNSIKVTVWALPRMEEVPILTCPLHPIKEKDEEGVARALTPTKAIPVPSAAQNPEALVLPALVDDRLQTPCNKPGKHHCPCDEEDVPPPSPAIPRQNRERKRRRSLPCGPTDANSCVTVQPMPLPSVQEAVTQESKKDSQSSSYPKCSTEISINRGIKFVQGQNCKFEENSIRNRKNLNSDNLERCFKTQLSIDGRDENTEKRYKRTIDDPDVKSLSNSKDKQCNLEKKQKEREIKSEKNGIFENLIPFNSSLPWSFVESWNNSNANGKCASQSLQGNKETYFNDSERIYKAPVSKDSSLVINPFRQPSPFHESNPGPSTNNRLKQDSVNSTCMVHQSCVKLSNSGAMSSGQEALDTDSDRGVNNKGRSRKDLSQLISKLSFPDDKERTKEEGGFLDWFTKVPGRVLGVTPNISYIENKVKVTNLKSQEQHGNEVRFKNCNLELSQQEFDEVLAVLRARTPSERKRTSVKTVKRREKPEKAVEDGSVKLVTKCGNVESNECSTNNLVNRAKSCESCNHKLCRKNDQQALEKTNFTEIYSNKNIYNPQKREKLDSDESDENLQAIKCNNSEKRKNDTMDCLQNVSNKADILLGAILRTSKDRGNQSQVPCGTKSRSALAMVIDEMESNRNNVANEKYQEQKLPMEDEKSLPMAFNKRFNRFRQLFKKEHEKKLTSIEDNPQDAIQQIGQRSFIYNNVQPSLHDPKNFRDSKAKRRINFPNIAEEMEKRDASPDPSELSTNGAHQNSRIYSTNYKKDSCDYDEVETSKWQNRLHSTNDEDSITEHEEEEEDETVSKLCKDSVPSVGKKNRNYSLGKDNVITEEDETMDKVVPTAIEQERFRRSLENAASMVFHSRTGLPLTSSPAPLRRGSCCFDYDSSLNTVSSKRSALFELNTPPSPGAVSLEETDRETENLGEGDETPKRRTTSRSRPQSHALLGSFEESALNGRLEPVSTVHGFTAELGASGSFCPKHRKLPVTVFFYTLGDNDKVSTPYLAHINLGKKGYQVPRSGTIQVTLLNPLGTVVKMFVVLYDLSDMPPRSHTFLRQRTLRDKTLRYLVHLRFMSGKSGRIYLHTDIRMIICRKSDVDTASDFGSEPPKELRSYIHGPTNPKFSPRC
- the LOC126922672 gene encoding uncharacterized protein LOC126922672 isoform X4 — translated: MEEVPILTCPLHPIKEKDEEGVARALTPTKAIPVPSAAQNPEALVLPALVDDRLQTPCNKPGKHHCPCDEEDVPPPSPAIPRQNRERKRRRSLPCGPTDANSCVTVQPMPLPSVQEAVTQESKKDSQSSSYPKCSTEISINRGIKFVQGQNCKFEENSIRNRKNLNSDNLERCFKTQLSIDGRDENTEKRYKRTIDDPDVKSLSNSKDKQCNLEKKQKEREIKSEKNGIFENLIPFNSSLPWSFVESWNNSNANGKCASQSLQGNKETYFNDSERIYKAPVSKDSSLVINPFRQPSPFHESNPGPSTNNRLKQDSVNSTCMVHQSCVKLSNSGAMSSGQEALDTDSDRGVNNKGRSRKDLSQLISKLSFPDDKERTKEEGGFLDWFTKVPGRVLGVTPNISYIENKVKVTNLKSQEQHGNEVRFKNCNLELSQQEFDEVLAVLRARTPSERKRTSVKTVKRREKPEKAVEDGSVKLVTKCGNVESNECSTNNLVNRAKSCESCNHKLCRKNDQQALEKTNFTEIYSNKNIYNPQKREKLDSDESDENLQAIKCNNSEKRKNDTMDCLQNVSNKADILLGAILRTSKDRGNQSQVPCGTKSRSALAMVIDEMESNRNNVANEKYQEQKLPMEDEKSLPMAFNKRFNRFRQLFKKEHEKKLTSIEDNPQDAIQQIGQRSFIYNNVQPSLHDPKNFRDSKAKRRINFPNIAEEMEKRDASPDPSELSTNGAHQNSRIYSTNYKKDSCDYDEVETSKWQNRLHSTNDEDSITEHEEEEEDETVSKLCKDSVPSVGKKNRNYSLGKDNVITEEDETMDKVVPTAIEQERFRRSLENAASMVFHSRTGLPLTSSPAPLRRGSCCFDYDSSLNTVSSKRSALFELNTPPSPGAVSLEETDRETENLGEGDETPKRRTTSRSRPQSHALLGSFEESALNGRLEPVSTVHGFTAELGASGSFCPKHRKLPVTVFFYTLGDNDKVSTPYLAHINLGKKGYQVPRSGTIQVTLLNPLGTVVKMFVVLYDLSDMPPRSHTFLRQRTLRDKTLRYLVHLRFMSGKSGRIYLHTDIRMIICRKSDVDTASDFGSEPPKELRSYIHGPTNPKFSPRC